The genomic interval GACGCACCAGCGCCGGGCGCTCGATCGCGACACCAAGGGCGATGAGCGCGCCCATCGAGTGGCCCGCCAGGTTGACGTGGCCCAGGTCCAGCGCTTCGATCACTTCGATCATCCAGCGCACGTAATCCACCAGCCCCGGCGTGCCGCCAAGGCGCGAGCTGCCGCCATGGCCTGGCAGGTCCACCGCGATCACACGGTAGCGGTCCGCAAAGTAGGCGACCTGCGGCCCCCATGCGGCAGCCTGCATGCCCACGCCGTGGATCAGCACCAGCGGCTCGCCGCGGCCCTGCTCCAGCATGTGGGCCGCGCGGCCATCAGACAGCGGCAGGGTTCTTGACGTCATGACCCAGCTCTTTGAGATCCGTGTAGCGATCGCCGATGCGGTGATGAGGGCGACCGCCGGTGGATGCACCGAGCACGATCACGAGTTCGTCGGCTGCCGGCGCATCCGGGATCGAGAACTGCAGGGTCAGGTAATGCGAACGACGGCCTTCGTCGTTCTTGTCCATCATTGGGATCGAGATCGGCGCATTCGCCGGACCGCGTGTATTGGTGAATGCCAGATAAGACTTCGCCCCCACCGCGCCGCGGTAGATGTTGCCGAAGTGCAGCGTGTGGATCAGCGCCGAGGCGTGCTCGAGCTCGCCGTCCAGACCGACCACCGCGCTCTTGCCGAACGCCTCGACGGCCTCCCCGGAACCAATCTCGCCGAGGATCAGGTCGGTCAGATGCCGGCTCAGCTGCGGGCCGAGCAGACGGATTTCCGGGGACAGGTCGGCGACGTAACCGCGGCCATGCCACGGATTCTTGATGACCGCTGCCGCACCGACCATCTTCAGGGGCGTGGGGGCGTCGACCTCGCCATCCACGAATACGGTTTCGCTATGGAGCACGGACTTGCGGATGAGTTGCACGGCGCGGCCTCTGGACTAAGCGGAGATTCTTAGGTGTACGGTATGATGGTATACCATACAGGTCGCTGAGCAACCCCCGAACGGCGCCTCGCCTCAGCACAGAGGAGCCACGCGCGGCAGCGACCCACCGCGGCTGCTACCTGGCATATGGCTGCGCGCGTGCAGCCATGGTCTTTGGAATGCGGTATACCGACGGGCCTGGATGCGCGCTTCGAACCTCGGCGCCTCTTGCGACATCCCATCAAGCACCGGACATACGAATGGACCTCAGAATCGACCACGCGCCCGTCACCCTGCGCGAGAAATGCCTGGAACGGTTGCGGGACGCGATCATCACCGGGCACTTCGCCGCCGGCGCGAGGCTGGTCGAGCGCACGCTCTGCGAACAGCTCGGGGTCAGCCGTAGCGTGGTGCGCGAGGTGATCCGGCACCTGCAGGCCGAAGGCCTCGTGGACGTGCTGGCCAACAAGGGGCCGATCGTCGCGCGGCTGGACTGGCCCACTGCGCACCAGATCTACGAGATCCGCCTGCTCCTCGAGCAGAGCGCCGTCGCGGCCTGCACACGGGCGCTGACCGATGACGTCATTGCGCGCATTCGCGCCACGCAACAGGCTCTGCAAACGGCCACCGCGGCCCAGGACATGGCCCAGATCCTGCGTGCGTCCTCGCAGCTCTACGAAACCATCTTCGTCGCCGCCAGTCAGGGCATTGCCTGGGACATCGTGCAGCGGCTCAACGGCCGGATCAGTCGTCTCAGGGCGATGACGCTACGCGACAACCGTCGCGAGCAGAGCGGCCAGTCGCGGATCGATGCCATCTGCGATGCGATCTGCATTGATCGGGCCCCCGAGCTGGCGAAGACGCGCGTCGCGGAGCACATCGGTGAAGTGGCGACCATCGCACGCCGCATCCTCGTCAACGACGAACAACCCTGATGCCTGCTTACTGGATCGCACACGTCGAAGTGCTGGATGCGACCGCCTACAGCGGGTACACCGACCTGGCACCCGCCGCTTTCCAGAGGTACGGCGCGAAGTTCCTGGCGCGCGGTGGTCGCAGCGAATCGCTGGAAGGGGGCGGCTTCAGCCGCCATGTGGTCATCGAGTTCACGGACCTGGAAACGGCGACCGCGTGCTATCGATCGCCGGAATACCAGCTTGCGAAGTCGAAACGTGACGGGGCCTGTATCGCGCACATCACGATTGTCGATGGTGTCGATACATCGGGCTGACTTTGCTACCGCTGGGGCCTGCGTCGAGTTCCGCGCCACTCGGCTGTGCCTGAGTGACCCAGCCTGTCGCGATGTCCCGAAGGGCGTGGCCTTTCATTGAGGCCCCTACGCGCGATGCGACCGCGACCGCGTGCCGGACGCCAGTAGCGTCAGTTCGCGGCCGGCGTTGCCGCCGGTGTCTCGGGCGGCGGAATCGTGGGAGTCCACGGCTTCTTGAGCTCGGCCAGTGCCGCGGCGATCGGGGCGTCGCCCGGCAGGGCTTCGCCACCGGTGCTGCCGTCCTCTTCGTCGCCGCGCAGGTGGCCGGGAAGCGCGGCTTCGGTGTACGCGCTGGCAGCACGCGGGACATCGGCATCGGTGCCGGCGTTCTCGGGCCGCAGCACGACATCCGGGTCGATCCCGCGAGCCTGGATCGAGCGGCCGCTGGGGGTGAAGTAGCGCGCGGTGGTGAGCTTGACCGAGTCGCCGTTGTCGAGCGGCAGCACCGTCTGCACCGAGCCCTTGCCGAAGGTGCGACTGCCGACGACGCGGGCGCGGCCGTTGTCGCGCAGCGCGCCGGCCAGCACCTCCGAGGCGCTGGCCGAGCCGACATCGACGAGCACGACGACCGGGGCCCCGTCGAGGATGTCGCCGGGGGTGGCGCTGAACTGCGCGTCGCTGATCGGGATGCGGCCGCGGGTGCTGACGATGTCGCCGCTTTCGAGCAGGTCATCGGCGATCTGCACCGCCGAGGTCAGCAGCCCGCCGGGGTTGCTGCGCAGATCGATGACCAAGCCGCGCAGGTGCCCGCCGCTCTGGCTGGCGAGTTCGCCGACGGTGCGGCTGAAGGCAGCTGCGGTATCGACTTGGAACTGGCTCACGCGCACGTAGCCATAGCCCGGTTCGAGCATCCGGCCGCGGACACTGACCACGCGAATGGTCTCGCGTTGGACGCGGATCTCCAGCGGCGTGCGCTCGCCGTCGCGCAGCACGCCGAGCACCACGGCGGTACCCGATGCCCCGCGCAGCGGGCCATGCCCTTCGTTGTCGGCCGGCGTGAGCGCTCGGCCGTCGACGCTGACGATGATGTCGCCGGCGCGGATGCCGGCCTTCTCGGCCGGCGTGCCGTCAATCGGGGCGATCACGCGCATGCTGCCGTCGGGCAGGTACATGACCTCCACGCCGATGCCTTCGTAGGCGCCCGCCGTGCCTTCGTCGAAGGCCTCGGCTGCGTCCTTTTCCATGTAGACGCTGTGCGGATCGAGGTCGAGCAGCAGGCCACGGATGGCCGAGGCCATCAGCTTGCGGTCTTCGACCGGCTCGACATAGGCCTGGCGCACGGCGTTGAAGACGCCGACGTAGCGGCGGATCTCTTCAAGCGGCACGCGGTTGGAGGCGTGTTCGATCGCGTCCGGGTCGTCGCTGGCGGCGACCTCGCGGGCCGCCTGGGCGTCGTCGGGGGCGTCGTCGGGGGCGTCGTCGGGGGCGTCGTCGTCCGGTGCCGGCGTCGCATCCTGCCCCTCGTCCTGCGCTCCGTCCTGCGTTGCGGGCTGCGCGGTGGGTGTGTCCTGGGCCGGGGTCGCCTCTGCGGGAGGCGGCGCGGTCTCCTGCGCGAACGCCGCGGGCGACAGCAGCAACGACAGGGCCAGCGTCAGGGAACGAACACGCATGCAGGACTCCGGGCAGCGAAAACAGGCCGCGCGCAGGCTGCGCACGGCTGATGATTATGCGGCGCGGTCGTGTGAATGGGGTGCCTGCCGGACCGGCGATTCAGGTCCGTGAGACATCGCGCCGACGCGCCTACCGGGCCGGATGCTCGGCGAACGGGCGATGCGTGCCGTCGGTGGCGACCAGTTCCACGGTGTAGGCCTGGCTGCGGCCGTCGGGCATCTCCATGCCGGGCGAGCCCATCGGCATGCCCGGCGCCGCGATGCCACGCGCGTCCGGGCGCTCGGCCAGCAGGCGACGCACATCGGCAGCGGGCACGTGGCCCTCGACGAAGTAGCCATCGATCTCGGCGGTGTGGCAGGACGCCATCGCGGCGGGCACGCCCAAGCGCGTCTTGACCGCGGCAAGGTCCTCGACATCGATCGTCTCGACCTCGAAGCCGTCGCGCTGCATGTGCTCGACCCACTTGCCGCAGCAGCCGCAGGTCGCGGTCTTGTGCACACGCATGCGCGGCAGGACCTGGGTGTCGACGGCCTGCGCGACCGGCGTCGCGTCTGCTTCCATAGCCGGCACGGCAGCGGTGTCGGCCGCTGCGGGTGTTGCGCCGGTGCAGGCGACGACGGGCAGCAGCAACAGCGTCAGGGCGAGCGGATGGATGCGCATGTTCGGACTCCAGACAATCGGTCGCAAGACGCGCCGATTATGCGCGAGCGCTGTGAGCGAGCGGAACGATGGCATCAAGCGGTGGGGTTGGCCGGCATGGCGGGGACGCGCTGTTGCGAACAGCGCTCCCACGCCGGCCCTCCCCCGCGATGCGGGGGAGGGAGACAGGGATCAACGTCCCTTGCGGGCGTCGTCGTTGGCCTTGCCAACGGCGCTCTGTACCTTGCCTGCGGTCTTCTGCGCCTTGCCGGCGACTTCCTTGGTGGTGTTGCCGGTGACCTTGCCGACCACTTCCTTCGCGGTGCCCTTGACCTGGTTCTTCATGCCTTCGCTGCGGTTCTTGTCCACGACTGCCTCCTCACGCCTGCAGGATTGCAGGCTGCCAGGGGATATGCGCCTGTCGCCGCCATGCCGAGGTGAAGAAACGCAGCCTCATTACAGGATCGGCATGCCGCCGGTGACTGCATAGCGGCCACCAGTCATGTAGCTGGCTTCGTCGGAGGCCAGCAGCACGTAGATCGGCGCGCACTCGGCCGGCTGGCCCGGGCGCTTGAGCGGCGCCTGGCTGCCGAACTCGGCGACCGCATCGGGCGGCAGCGTCGAGGGGATCAGCGGGGTCCAGATCGGGCCGGGCGCGACGGAGTTAACGCGGATGCCCTGGTCGGCGAGCAGTTGCGCCAGGCCCGCGGTGAAGTTGGCGATCGCGCCCTTGGTCGTCGCATACGGCAGCAAGGTCGGATTGGGCTTGTCGGAATTGATCGAGCTGGTGTTGATGATCGACGCGCCAGGCTTCATGTACGGTACAGCCGCCTTGCACAGGTGGAACATCGCGCTGACGTTGACCTGGAAGGTGTAGTCCCACTTGTCGTCGGGGATCTCATCGAGCGATTCGTAGGTCATCTGGTAGGCGGCATTGTTGACCAGCACGTCGATGCGGCCGAAGGCCTCGACGGCCTTGCGCACGATCGCGCGGCAATGCGCGGGGTCGGCGATGTCACCGGGGACCAGTTCGCAGCGCCGGCCGGCAGCTTCGACCAGGCGCCGGGTTTCCTGCGCGTCTTCGTCCTCACTCAGGTAGCTCACCAGCACGTCCGCACCCTCGCGCGCGTAGGCCAACGCGACCGCACGACCAATGCCGCTGTCGCCACCAGTGATGATCGCGATCTTGCCCTGCAGCCGCCCACTGCCGCGATAGCTGTCTTCGCCGTGGTCTGCAGGTGGATCGAGCTTGCGCTCGACGCCGGGCACGGTCTGCTGCTGTGCGGGCTGGTTCATCGTCTGTCTCCATGGCGGGGGAAGGGCGCCACGCTAGGCGCGCGCATGTGGCGCGCCGGTGATTGCGATGCCATATGCGCGCATGGGATTGCAGGGATTGCAGCAGGTCCACGACATCGTGCTTACGACTTCTCGACATGATCCTAAGATTCACGTTGGTCTAATCCGCGCCCGTTCCCGGATGTGATGGGAACGCGAAGGGCGAGGTGGCGTGGCTGCCGGCACTGTCCGGCGGCGCGTCACTGCGCCTGCGGTCAGGCGGACAGGCGCACCTCGACGATCCACGATCACAGAGGGCTCCGCAGCACGATGACGTTCGCCGTCCATTCCCACCCCCGCCGCCTGGCCCTGGCCACGCTGACCACCGCCATCCTCGCCACGCCTGTCTTCGCGCAGACCGCAACGCCCGATGCCGAGCCACCGGCCGATGAGGTCGAAAATCTCGACGCGGTCCAGGTGCGCGGGGTCCGCGCCAGTGTCGCCGGCGCGCTCGACGCCAAGCGCGGCGCGGCGCAGATCACCGATTCGATCGTCGCAGAAGACATCGGCAAGCTGCCCGACAACAGCGTCGCGGCGGCGATGCAGCGCATCACCGGCGTGCAGGTCCAGCGCGGCGGCGCGGAAGTGGGCACGGTGCTGGTACGCGGGCTGCCGAACGTGGTCACCACGCTCAACGGCCGCAACATCTTCACCACCACCGGGCGCGGCGTTGCGCTGGCCGATATCCCGGCCGACCAGCTGCAGCAGGTCGATGTCTACAAGACCAGCGGCGCCGAGCAGATCGAGGGGGGCATCGCCGGTGCGGTCGACATCCGCCTGCGCCGGCCGTTCGACCTCGACGAGGACAGCACGCTCGCCGGCAGCGTGTCGACGCTCTATGCCGACCAGGCGCGCGAGACCGCGACCAATGGCAGCCTCACCGGCAGCCGCCAGTGGGAGACCGGGGCCGGCCGC from Luteimonas sp. S4-F44 carries:
- a CDS encoding CsbD family protein, which gives rise to MDKNRSEGMKNQVKGTAKEVVGKVTGNTTKEVAGKAQKTAGKVQSAVGKANDDARKGR
- a CDS encoding DUF1330 domain-containing protein → MPAYWIAHVEVLDATAYSGYTDLAPAAFQRYGAKFLARGGRSESLEGGGFSRHVVIEFTDLETATACYRSPEYQLAKSKRDGACIAHITIVDGVDTSG
- a CDS encoding SDR family oxidoreductase — encoded protein: MNQPAQQQTVPGVERKLDPPADHGEDSYRGSGRLQGKIAIITGGDSGIGRAVALAYAREGADVLVSYLSEDEDAQETRRLVEAAGRRCELVPGDIADPAHCRAIVRKAVEAFGRIDVLVNNAAYQMTYESLDEIPDDKWDYTFQVNVSAMFHLCKAAVPYMKPGASIINTSSINSDKPNPTLLPYATTKGAIANFTAGLAQLLADQGIRVNSVAPGPIWTPLIPSTLPPDAVAEFGSQAPLKRPGQPAECAPIYVLLASDEASYMTGGRYAVTGGMPIL
- a CDS encoding DUF411 domain-containing protein; translation: MRIHPLALTLLLLPVVACTGATPAAADTAAVPAMEADATPVAQAVDTQVLPRMRVHKTATCGCCGKWVEHMQRDGFEVETIDVEDLAAVKTRLGVPAAMASCHTAEIDGYFVEGHVPAADVRRLLAERPDARGIAAPGMPMGSPGMEMPDGRSQAYTVELVATDGTHRPFAEHPAR
- a CDS encoding amino acid synthesis family protein; the encoded protein is MQLIRKSVLHSETVFVDGEVDAPTPLKMVGAAAVIKNPWHGRGYVADLSPEIRLLGPQLSRHLTDLILGEIGSGEAVEAFGKSAVVGLDGELEHASALIHTLHFGNIYRGAVGAKSYLAFTNTRGPANAPISIPMMDKNDEGRRSHYLTLQFSIPDAPAADELVIVLGASTGGRPHHRIGDRYTDLKELGHDVKNPAAV
- a CDS encoding S41 family peptidase: MRVRSLTLALSLLLSPAAFAQETAPPPAEATPAQDTPTAQPATQDGAQDEGQDATPAPDDDAPDDAPDDAPDDAQAAREVAASDDPDAIEHASNRVPLEEIRRYVGVFNAVRQAYVEPVEDRKLMASAIRGLLLDLDPHSVYMEKDAAEAFDEGTAGAYEGIGVEVMYLPDGSMRVIAPIDGTPAEKAGIRAGDIIVSVDGRALTPADNEGHGPLRGASGTAVVLGVLRDGERTPLEIRVQRETIRVVSVRGRMLEPGYGYVRVSQFQVDTAAAFSRTVGELASQSGGHLRGLVIDLRSNPGGLLTSAVQIADDLLESGDIVSTRGRIPISDAQFSATPGDILDGAPVVVLVDVGSASASEVLAGALRDNGRARVVGSRTFGKGSVQTVLPLDNGDSVKLTTARYFTPSGRSIQARGIDPDVVLRPENAGTDADVPRAASAYTEAALPGHLRGDEEDGSTGGEALPGDAPIAAALAELKKPWTPTIPPPETPAATPAAN
- a CDS encoding GntR family transcriptional regulator, which translates into the protein MDLRIDHAPVTLREKCLERLRDAIITGHFAAGARLVERTLCEQLGVSRSVVREVIRHLQAEGLVDVLANKGPIVARLDWPTAHQIYEIRLLLEQSAVAACTRALTDDVIARIRATQQALQTATAAQDMAQILRASSQLYETIFVAASQGIAWDIVQRLNGRISRLRAMTLRDNRREQSGQSRIDAICDAICIDRAPELAKTRVAEHIGEVATIARRILVNDEQP